A window from Vidua macroura isolate BioBank_ID:100142 chromosome 20, ASM2450914v1, whole genome shotgun sequence encodes these proteins:
- the SMTNL2 gene encoding smoothelin-like protein 2: MAGEIEHLNSREAQTVCDGLERYEDTLRGAVREIHVDIQLFKQGVGRQVEEVLRLASPLAHAVSELQQENRRLRVQLERLSRQVEALGRSARLPQEWVNEAAESPQVVGPGSPAQGSADDAFSGRAKLTVAGRSQSVDLDDHQKPEFRRVFSSSIIENGHRSSSGQAKVTHELTCFQMSESSSPEAHAPAVTLQMPHLPVTAVTRTSEKFSGENICPTGTTNTSCLLGQGKSANTMGVKCSNQPVKDWNSITTKTMDSSATGENATSVTKPVSTVNYGLRSGAKTGESAIDSYCEVTPSSYSPPPTVHRQVERRRELVRSQTLPRTAGTQARKALLEKLERDDGKGKGESRAKLKRSLSFGVASASSIKQILLDWCRSKTIGYKHIDLQNFSSSWNDGMAFCALVHSFFPEAFDYNKLDPANRKQNFELAFTTAEKMAHCDRLIEVEDMMVMGHKPDPMCVFTYVQSLYSHLRRFE; this comes from the exons ATGGCCGGCGAGATCGAGCATCTGAACAGTCGGGAGGCGCAGACTGTCTGCGACGGCCTGGAACGCTACGAGGACACGCTGCGGGGCGCCGTCCGGGAGATCCATGTGGACATCCAGCTGTTCAAGCAGGGAGTAGGCCGGCAGGTGGAGGAGGTGCTGCGCCTCGCTAGCCCCCTGGCACACGCTgtctctgagctgcagcaggagaaccGGCGCCTGCGGGTACAGCTGGAGCGCCTGTCTCGGCAGGTGGAGGCCCTGGGCAGGTCGGCGAGGTTGCCGCAGGAGTGGGTGAACGAGGCAGCGGAGAGCCCTCAGGTCGTGGGGCCCGGCTCGCCGGCTCAAGGTTCGGCCGACGACGCATTCTCCGGTCGTGCCAAGCTAACGGTCGCTGGCCGGAGCCAA AGCGTAGACCTGGATGACCACCAGAAACCTGAGTTTAGAAGAGTTTTTAGTTCTTCCATCATTGAAAATGGGCATCGATCTTCATCAG GTCAGGCAAAAGTCACCCATGAACTGACCTGCTTTCAGATGTCAGAATCTTCGTCCCCTGAAGCCCATGCCCCTGCAGTCACCTTACAGATGCCCCACCTTCCCGTTACTGCAGTAACCAGGACATCTGAGAAGTTTTCAGGAGAGAACATCTGTCCAACAGGAACAACCAATACATCTTgcctgctgggacagggaaagAGCGCAAATACAATGGGAGTAAAATGTTCCAACCAGCCag TGAAGGACTGGAATTCAATTACAACGAAAACAATGGATTCATCTGCCACCGGAG AGAATGCTACTTCTGTCACCAAGCCTGTCTCAACTGTGAACTACGGGCTGCGTAGTGGAGCCAAAACTGGTGAAAG TGCCATTGACAGTTACTGTGAGGTGACCCCCAGCTCTTACTCACCTCCTCCTACTGTGCATCGCCAAGTTGAAAGGAGGCGAGAATTGGTGCGGTCTCAGACGCTCCCGCGGACTGCAGGAACGCAGGCCAGGAAAGCGCTTTTGGAGAAACTTGAACGTGATGATGGAAA aggaaaaggagaatcCAGAGCTAAGCTGAAGAGGTCGCTGAGTTTTGGGGTTGCCAGCGCTAGCAGCATTAAACAAATTCTGTTAGACTGGTGTCGCTCAAAAACCATAGGATACAAG CACATTGATCTCCAGAActtctcctcaagctggaaCGATGGGATGGCATTCTGCGCTCTTGTGCATTCTTTCTTCCCTGAAGCTTTTGATTATAATAAGCTTGACCCAGCTAATCGCAAGCAGAATTTTGAGCTGGCCTTCACAACGGCTGA GAAAATGGCTCACTGTGACCGTCTGATAGAAGTGGAAGACATGATGGTGATGGGTCACAAGCCAGATCCCATGTGTGTCTTCACCTATGTCCAGTCTCTGTACAGTCATCTACGACGCTTTGAATAA